The following proteins come from a genomic window of Pedobacter faecalis:
- the dapA gene encoding 4-hydroxy-tetrahydrodipicolinate synthase codes for MKKFHGTGVALVTPFNADGSVDYDGLKNLINYLIDGKVEYLVSLGTTGEASTLNKEEKKKIWEFTAEINGGRVPLVAGIGGNDTAEVVHCIRSFNAIGYDGILSASPYYNKPTQEGIYQHYKAVSEATELPIILYNVPGRTASNMTAETTCRLATDFSNVVAVKEASGNFDQFNQIMRDKPEHFMLISGDDPIALPMISLGAVGVISVVGNALPESFSRMIRLCLEGNYSEALPIHLDLIDFTRMIFAEGNPAGVKAALKHYGVCADHVRLPLVSVSEGLRASIVGQLADRLKVVV; via the coding sequence ATGAAAAAATTTCATGGTACTGGTGTAGCGTTAGTTACGCCATTTAACGCAGATGGGTCGGTAGATTATGATGGTTTGAAAAACCTGATCAATTATCTGATCGACGGGAAAGTGGAATACCTGGTGTCTCTTGGCACAACAGGTGAAGCATCAACACTCAATAAGGAAGAAAAGAAAAAGATCTGGGAATTTACAGCGGAAATAAACGGTGGAAGAGTGCCGCTGGTTGCAGGCATTGGCGGAAACGACACCGCAGAAGTGGTACATTGCATACGTAGTTTTAATGCCATTGGATATGACGGTATCCTTTCGGCCAGCCCTTATTACAACAAGCCTACACAGGAAGGTATTTACCAGCACTACAAGGCTGTTAGCGAGGCTACTGAACTTCCGATCATATTGTATAATGTGCCGGGACGGACAGCGAGCAATATGACCGCTGAGACCACATGCAGACTTGCCACAGATTTCTCTAACGTGGTGGCGGTGAAAGAGGCCTCGGGTAATTTTGACCAGTTCAATCAGATTATGAGAGATAAACCTGAGCATTTTATGCTTATTTCGGGGGATGACCCGATCGCGTTGCCTATGATATCTCTTGGCGCTGTGGGTGTTATATCGGTTGTGGGTAATGCTTTACCTGAATCTTTCTCCCGAATGATCCGTTTGTGTCTGGAAGGAAATTATTCGGAAGCCTTACCGATTCATTTGGATCTGATTGATTTTACGAGGATGATATTTGCAGAAGGGAATCCTGCAGGCGTTAAAGCAGCATTGAAGCACTACGGCGTATGTGCCGACCATGTGCGGTTACCACTCGTCAGTGTATCTGAGGGCCTCAGGGCATCGATTGTCGGGCAACTTGCCGACAGACTTAAAGTAGTGGTTTAG
- a CDS encoding penicillin acylase family protein translates to MPPLLKFLNPFTGFWQNAERYSVDKSRKLVLKHAHSPIDIAFDDRMIPHVFAQNDHDVYYAQGYVTAMHRLWQMDFQTRFAAGRLSEVVGAKAVELDRYQRRMGMVYGAENSLAGMMADPKSKEMILAYTEGINDYIGSLNAAQLPLEYKLLDFKPEKWTPLKCALLLKQMSAVLAMGSDELYMTNIRNTFGSSAVADLFPDYPFREDPIIPVGTTWDFEPLAVPSTPPDTGIRSVYNVRTKQKEEGIGSNNWALSGAKTASGYPILANDPHLDLSLPSIWYQIQLHAPGLNAYGVSLPGAPGIIVGFNKRIAWGVTNVAADVLDFYSVRFKDETYTSYWYDHKWKSTKMVREKIRVRGGKTVTDTVYYTHHGPVVYLRKPNGFNRSENIPAGSALRWIAHERSNELKTFYLLNRGNNYSDYRKALEYFTAPAQNFVFASVDNDISITSNGKFPLKWKNQGKFILDGSRKDNDWQGWIPAEHNPTVKNPARGFVSSANQSPTDPGYPYYINWEFSPFERAKRINDRLSTMKRATADSIRLMQTDNYSVHAELVLPAMLKLVDSSKLNATQQEALHLLSVWNKCYDSAEIAASVFDFWTKRLQFAIWDDEFTVKDMPMRYPSRDRTVKLILEEPDSRWVDDVRTPARETLSDLISASFKYACDTLERKYGPIGEHWAWGRVKNTRVQHLARIPGLGSEPLVTGGGKMTINAMNEGNGPSWRMVVELGKTPKGYGVYPGGQSGNPGSRFYDNMINKWTKGELFELLFMESPNDSPNKVISKISVTSK, encoded by the coding sequence ATGCCCCCCCTGCTGAAGTTTCTTAATCCGTTTACAGGTTTCTGGCAGAACGCGGAAAGATATAGCGTGGATAAAAGCCGCAAGTTGGTACTCAAGCATGCGCATTCGCCGATTGACATTGCTTTTGATGACCGTATGATTCCACATGTATTTGCGCAGAATGATCATGATGTATATTATGCACAGGGCTACGTAACAGCTATGCACCGCCTGTGGCAGATGGACTTTCAAACCAGATTTGCCGCGGGACGCTTGTCGGAAGTAGTGGGTGCAAAAGCGGTCGAGCTTGACCGCTATCAGCGCCGTATGGGCATGGTATACGGGGCAGAGAATTCGCTGGCCGGAATGATGGCCGACCCCAAGTCGAAAGAGATGATCCTGGCTTACACAGAGGGTATAAACGACTATATTGGTTCGCTCAATGCGGCGCAGCTCCCATTGGAGTATAAGCTGCTGGATTTTAAACCGGAAAAATGGACACCCTTAAAGTGTGCGTTGCTCCTCAAACAGATGTCGGCCGTGCTTGCCATGGGTTCCGATGAACTTTATATGACGAATATCCGAAATACCTTCGGATCATCTGCGGTTGCGGATTTGTTCCCTGACTACCCGTTTCGTGAAGACCCGATTATCCCCGTGGGAACTACATGGGATTTCGAGCCGCTGGCCGTGCCTTCCACGCCGCCGGATACTGGTATACGTTCAGTGTATAATGTGCGAACCAAACAAAAAGAGGAGGGGATCGGAAGCAATAACTGGGCGCTTTCAGGCGCTAAGACGGCTTCTGGCTATCCGATTCTGGCCAATGATCCGCATCTGGATTTGTCGCTCCCCTCCATTTGGTACCAGATTCAACTGCATGCTCCGGGTTTAAATGCCTATGGCGTTTCATTGCCGGGCGCGCCGGGTATAATAGTTGGTTTTAACAAGCGTATTGCCTGGGGGGTTACCAACGTGGCGGCGGATGTGCTGGATTTTTATTCGGTAAGGTTTAAGGACGAGACTTATACGAGTTATTGGTACGATCATAAGTGGAAAAGCACAAAAATGGTCAGGGAAAAGATTCGGGTGCGCGGAGGCAAAACTGTAACAGATACGGTGTACTATACCCATCATGGCCCTGTAGTTTACCTGAGGAAACCGAACGGTTTCAACAGATCTGAAAACATCCCCGCGGGCAGTGCCTTGCGGTGGATTGCCCATGAGCGTTCTAACGAACTGAAGACGTTTTATTTGCTGAACCGGGGAAATAATTATTCAGACTACCGGAAAGCGCTGGAGTATTTCACTGCGCCGGCGCAGAATTTCGTGTTTGCTTCTGTAGACAACGATATTTCGATCACGTCGAATGGTAAGTTTCCGCTTAAATGGAAAAATCAGGGAAAGTTTATTTTGGATGGTTCAAGAAAAGACAATGACTGGCAGGGATGGATCCCTGCGGAGCATAACCCCACGGTGAAAAACCCGGCACGAGGATTTGTGAGCTCAGCGAATCAGTCGCCAACAGACCCTGGCTACCCTTACTATATTAACTGGGAGTTCAGTCCTTTTGAACGAGCCAAACGTATTAATGACCGGCTGAGCACTATGAAGCGCGCCACTGCAGATAGCATCAGGCTGATGCAAACGGACAATTACAGTGTCCATGCTGAGCTCGTGCTCCCCGCCATGCTAAAGCTGGTCGACAGCAGCAAGCTTAATGCGACACAGCAGGAAGCGCTCCATTTGCTTTCGGTTTGGAATAAGTGTTATGATAGCGCTGAAATTGCGGCCAGTGTATTCGATTTCTGGACAAAACGGCTGCAATTTGCCATCTGGGATGATGAGTTTACTGTTAAGGATATGCCGATGCGATATCCGTCGAGAGACCGGACGGTTAAGCTGATCCTCGAAGAACCTGATTCGCGCTGGGTTGACGACGTTCGTACACCTGCCCGTGAGACACTATCTGATCTGATAAGTGCGTCGTTTAAGTACGCCTGCGATACACTTGAGCGCAAATATGGGCCTATTGGTGAGCACTGGGCCTGGGGCCGGGTGAAGAATACCAGGGTTCAGCATCTGGCAAGGATACCGGGTCTTGGATCGGAGCCCTTGGTAACAGGTGGAGGAAAGATGACGATCAACGCGATGAACGAGGGCAACGGACCTTCATGGCGCATGGTTGTAGAACTTGGTAAGACACCGAAGGGCTACGGGGTATACCCGGGCGGACAATCGGGCAACCCGGGCAGCCGCTTTTATGACAACATGATAAACAAATGGACTAAGGGGGAGTTATTTGAACTTCTGTTTATGGAATCGCCGAATGACAGCCCAAATAAGGTGATATCAAAAATTAGCGTGACTAGCAAGTAA
- a CDS encoding acyl transferase, translating into MTKEIFSIKDEDGFEAIALKIFAFQAVHCEVYKKYLSVLGISPLDVRRLHEIPFLPIGFFKTQEVVSSTDPIEVVFSSSGTTGMIQSRHLVTDISVYEESFLRAFKLFYGDVEEVCLLALLPSYLEREGSSLIYMVDALLAKSRHTDSGYFLHNHDELYEVLIRQRQAGQKTVLIGVTYALLDFIERFKPDFPELIVMETGGMKGKRKEMVREELHMALCNGFGIAGVHSEYGMTELLSQAYSPGAGIFHCPPWMKVLARDTNDPLTLLEAGRTGGINIIDLANVNSCSFIATQDLGRVYVDGSFEVLGRFDNADIRGCNLLVG; encoded by the coding sequence ATGACGAAGGAAATTTTTTCGATAAAAGATGAAGATGGTTTTGAGGCGATTGCTTTGAAAATTTTTGCCTTTCAGGCCGTGCATTGTGAGGTATACAAAAAGTATTTGTCGGTACTGGGCATTAGCCCGCTTGACGTGCGGCGCTTACATGAAATCCCTTTTCTTCCCATTGGTTTTTTCAAGACTCAGGAGGTGGTCAGTTCGACAGATCCAATAGAAGTGGTATTCAGCAGTTCAGGCACTACCGGCATGATACAGAGCAGGCATTTGGTGACTGATATTTCGGTGTATGAGGAGAGTTTTCTGCGCGCGTTTAAATTGTTTTATGGTGACGTTGAGGAGGTGTGTTTGCTTGCCCTGCTGCCCTCCTATCTGGAGCGCGAGGGTTCTTCGCTGATATATATGGTTGACGCCTTACTTGCCAAAAGCAGGCATACAGACAGTGGATATTTTTTGCATAACCATGATGAGCTATATGAAGTTTTGATAAGGCAGCGACAAGCTGGACAGAAGACTGTGCTGATCGGGGTAACTTATGCACTACTCGACTTCATTGAGCGATTCAAACCTGATTTCCCCGAACTGATTGTCATGGAGACCGGAGGAATGAAAGGTAAAAGAAAAGAAATGGTACGCGAGGAGCTTCACATGGCCTTGTGCAATGGCTTTGGTATTGCGGGGGTGCATAGCGAATATGGGATGACAGAACTGCTTTCGCAGGCATATTCCCCCGGGGCGGGAATTTTCCATTGCCCGCCCTGGATGAAGGTTCTTGCCCGGGACACCAACGATCCGCTGACTTTGCTGGAGGCCGGAAGAACCGGCGGAATCAACATTATTGACCTGGCCAATGTCAATTCCTGTTCGTTCATTGCCACTCAGGATCTCGGCCGCGTGTATGTAGATGGCTCGTTCGAGGTGCTGGGCCGCTTTGACAATGCCGATATCAGGGGCTGTAATCTGCTGGTTGGTTGA
- a CDS encoding histone H1 codes for MKKFNEVKELIASLEADVDKFYNKSNSAAGTRVRKGMQDLKNLAQTIRLEIQEAKNKG; via the coding sequence ATGAAAAAATTTAATGAGGTAAAGGAGCTCATTGCTTCTTTAGAGGCAGATGTAGATAAGTTCTACAACAAGTCAAACAGCGCTGCCGGAACAAGAGTGCGCAAGGGTATGCAAGATCTTAAGAACCTTGCTCAAACCATCCGTCTTGAGATTCAGGAAGCAAAAAATAAAGGTTAA
- the tyrS gene encoding tyrosine--tRNA ligase, with protein sequence MTNFVEELRWRGMLQDIMPGTEEKLNEGMTSGYIGFDPTADALHVGHLTQIMTLIHFQRAGHKPYALVGGATGMVGDPSGKSAERNLQTEQMVEHNLNSITKQLSRFLDFNDSPNSAVIINNADWFKDMNLFTFIRDIGKHITVNYMMAKDSVKRRLEGDSGLSFTEFCYQLIQGYDFYYLWKNHNCLVQMGGSDQWGNIVTGTELIRRKDAGTAYALTTQLIKKTDGTKFGKTESGAVWLDANKTSPYKFYQFWLNASDEDTKTWIRIFTLKTKEEIETLESKHNEAPHLRILQKALASDITIRTHSEDALETAIKTSEFLFGNGSLEFFRTLDAQQVMEIFEGISQFPISKRELEQGLDAATLLAEKSKVFSSKGEAKKLIQGGGVSVNKEKLTDPSALLNTGHLLNEKFIIVQKGKKNYYLLIAE encoded by the coding sequence ATGACCAATTTTGTTGAAGAACTCCGTTGGAGAGGAATGCTGCAGGATATTATGCCCGGAACAGAGGAAAAGCTGAATGAAGGTATGACTTCGGGTTATATCGGCTTTGATCCTACTGCAGATGCGCTGCACGTTGGGCACCTTACGCAGATCATGACCCTCATTCATTTTCAGCGGGCCGGTCATAAGCCCTACGCACTTGTAGGGGGGGCTACAGGTATGGTGGGCGACCCGTCCGGAAAATCAGCCGAACGGAACCTTCAAACTGAGCAGATGGTTGAACATAACCTTAACTCGATAACAAAGCAGTTATCCCGTTTTCTTGACTTTAATGATTCCCCCAACAGCGCTGTAATCATCAACAATGCTGATTGGTTCAAGGATATGAACCTCTTTACATTCATCAGGGATATCGGGAAGCACATTACCGTCAATTATATGATGGCGAAAGACAGTGTTAAACGCCGGTTGGAAGGTGATTCAGGTCTGTCATTTACAGAATTCTGCTACCAGCTTATACAGGGCTACGACTTTTACTACCTGTGGAAAAACCATAACTGCCTGGTACAAATGGGCGGCTCAGACCAGTGGGGAAATATCGTTACCGGAACAGAACTGATCCGTCGCAAGGATGCCGGGACAGCTTACGCGCTTACCACCCAGCTCATCAAGAAAACCGATGGAACCAAATTCGGCAAAACTGAAAGCGGCGCGGTTTGGCTTGATGCAAACAAGACCTCACCCTACAAATTCTACCAGTTCTGGCTAAACGCTTCCGATGAAGATACCAAGACATGGATCAGGATATTTACCCTCAAAACAAAAGAAGAGATAGAAACCCTTGAATCCAAGCATAATGAAGCTCCGCATCTGCGCATTCTGCAAAAGGCGCTGGCCTCAGATATAACCATCCGGACCCATTCCGAAGATGCCCTGGAAACAGCGATCAAGACCTCAGAGTTTTTATTTGGCAACGGCTCGCTGGAATTCTTCAGGACACTGGACGCACAGCAGGTGATGGAAATTTTCGAGGGTATCTCCCAATTCCCTATATCAAAAAGGGAACTGGAGCAAGGACTTGACGCAGCGACATTACTCGCCGAAAAGTCCAAAGTTTTTTCATCTAAAGGTGAAGCTAAAAAGTTAATTCAGGGTGGAGGCGTCTCCGTTAATAAAGAGAAACTTACTGACCCCTCGGCCTTACTGAACACAGGTCATCTGTTGAACGAAAAATTCATCATTGTTCAGAAAGGGAAGAAGAACTACTATTTGCTGATCGCAGAATAA
- a CDS encoding aminotransferase class I/II-fold pyridoxal phosphate-dependent enzyme, translated as MDIFEKIAKHMGPIGQHQKWSHGYFSFPKLEGEIAPHMNFRGKEHLVWSLNNYLGLANHPEVREADQRGAAEFGMAYPMGARMMSGNSKYHEQLEQELAAFVGKPDAFLLNYGYQGMVSIIDSLVDRNDVIVYDAESHACIIDGLRLHMGKRFVYKHNDIESARKQLERATKLAEQTGGGILVITEGVFGMSGAQGKLKELVELKKQFQFRLLIDDAHGFGTMGPTGAGTHEAQDCIEGVDVYFGTFAKSMAGIGAFVASTEDITNYLRYNMRSQTFAKALPMPMVIGLLKRLELLKNNPALREKLWTVALALQNGLRERGFDLGVTNTMVTPVFLKGELLEATALTMDLRENYGIFCSIVVYPVIPKGLIELRLIPTAAHSLEDVQRTLEAFSEVSEKLVKGHYKTSQPSVA; from the coding sequence TTGGACATATTTGAAAAGATAGCGAAACATATGGGGCCGATTGGCCAGCATCAAAAGTGGTCACATGGATATTTTTCCTTTCCCAAACTGGAAGGGGAAATTGCACCACATATGAATTTTCGCGGTAAAGAACATCTGGTATGGAGTTTGAATAACTATTTAGGATTGGCAAATCATCCAGAGGTAAGAGAAGCCGATCAGCGTGGAGCAGCAGAATTTGGAATGGCATATCCGATGGGAGCAAGGATGATGTCAGGTAATTCAAAATATCATGAGCAACTTGAGCAGGAACTTGCGGCCTTTGTAGGTAAGCCCGACGCTTTCCTGTTAAATTATGGTTATCAGGGTATGGTATCCATTATCGATAGCCTGGTCGACCGTAACGATGTCATTGTATACGACGCAGAGTCTCACGCCTGTATTATCGACGGACTACGTTTGCATATGGGTAAGCGTTTTGTGTACAAACATAACGATATCGAAAGTGCACGTAAACAGCTGGAGCGCGCTACAAAGCTAGCTGAACAAACTGGAGGAGGAATTCTGGTGATTACCGAAGGCGTTTTCGGAATGTCAGGAGCACAGGGGAAGCTGAAGGAACTGGTTGAATTGAAAAAGCAATTTCAGTTTCGTCTGCTGATTGATGATGCGCACGGCTTTGGAACAATGGGGCCGACCGGAGCGGGCACTCATGAGGCCCAGGACTGTATTGAAGGCGTAGATGTTTATTTTGGCACCTTTGCTAAATCTATGGCCGGTATAGGTGCATTCGTAGCTTCTACCGAAGATATAACCAACTATCTTCGTTATAACATGAGGTCGCAGACCTTCGCAAAAGCATTGCCTATGCCAATGGTTATTGGACTTCTCAAACGGCTCGAACTGCTCAAGAACAATCCGGCCTTGCGCGAAAAACTGTGGACCGTAGCGCTCGCCCTGCAAAACGGGCTCCGTGAGCGAGGTTTTGATCTTGGGGTAACAAATACTATGGTAACTCCGGTTTTCCTGAAAGGCGAACTGCTGGAAGCAACAGCGCTTACCATGGATCTACGCGAAAACTACGGTATTTTCTGTTCAATAGTTGTGTACCCTGTTATTCCTAAGGGGCTTATAGAACTAAGGTTAATCCCTACAGCGGCTCACAGCCTTGAAGATGTTCAACGCACACTTGAGGCGTTTAGCGAAGTGTCTGAAAAGCTTGTGAAAGGACATTACAAAACGAGCCAGCCTTCTGTAGCCTAA
- the ligA gene encoding NAD-dependent DNA ligase LigA has protein sequence MSASEVKNTMDALVRELNQHNYNYYVLAMPTIADYDFDLKLAELARLEKEHPEFADPNSPTLRVGGEITKTFLTVPHKWPMLSLGNTYSEQELRDFDERVRKALGSDFEYVCELKFDGLSISLTYENRRLVRAVTRGDGSKGDDVTTNVKTIHTIPHHLHPGDTVTDVPDLFEIRGEIFMHRAAFERLNKEREELGEVRYANPRNFAAGTVKMQDSGEVARRPLDCFLYALHTDKTLFKTHLESLQTLKKWGFHVSEDTKLASGIDDVLTFVRYWETERFNLSYDIDGIVIKVNSYGQQEELGFTAKSPRWAISFKYKAQEVETILEKVTYQVGRTGAVTPVANLKPVVLAGTTVKRATLHNANEIDRLDLHEGDTVVVEKGGEIIPKITNVNLDKRKPDSMRIVYPSVCPRCGTALIRKEGEVAYYCPNDECCPPQIVGKIQHFISRKAMNIDGLGDETIETFYQKGLVRHISDLYSLHQKADELKMLDRFGERSIENMLNGIEASKQMPFEKVLFGLGIRYVGETVARKLAAGLRNIENLIGASAEELTAVDEIGQRIAESIIEYFGKPEHVAQVELLKSYGLQFTATESKIDRQSDKLNGKTFVISGVFDGYSRDELKNIIEANGGKMLSGISSKLDYLVAGDNMGPSKLEKAKKLNVPLIAVVDLMEMLNNN, from the coding sequence ATGTCAGCATCTGAGGTTAAAAATACAATGGACGCCCTTGTAAGGGAACTGAATCAGCATAATTACAATTATTATGTACTGGCAATGCCAACGATTGCCGATTATGATTTTGACCTGAAGCTCGCTGAACTGGCGCGATTGGAAAAGGAACATCCGGAATTTGCGGATCCGAACTCTCCTACACTTCGGGTGGGTGGTGAGATTACCAAAACTTTCCTCACCGTACCACATAAGTGGCCGATGCTCTCGCTGGGCAACACCTACAGCGAACAGGAGCTTCGTGATTTTGATGAGCGGGTTAGGAAGGCTCTGGGTAGTGATTTTGAGTATGTTTGTGAATTAAAGTTCGATGGCTTATCTATCAGCCTCACTTACGAGAACAGAAGGCTTGTTAGGGCCGTTACGCGAGGTGATGGATCGAAAGGTGATGATGTAACGACTAACGTAAAGACAATCCATACCATTCCGCATCATCTGCATCCGGGAGATACGGTAACTGATGTACCGGATTTGTTTGAGATAAGAGGTGAGATTTTTATGCATCGCGCGGCGTTTGAACGCCTGAACAAAGAACGCGAGGAACTGGGGGAAGTGCGGTATGCGAATCCGCGAAACTTTGCTGCCGGTACGGTTAAGATGCAGGACTCGGGCGAGGTAGCCCGGAGGCCACTCGATTGCTTCCTTTATGCGTTGCACACAGATAAGACGCTTTTCAAAACGCATTTGGAAAGTCTGCAAACCTTGAAAAAATGGGGCTTTCATGTTTCTGAAGATACGAAACTGGCTTCGGGCATTGATGATGTGCTGACATTTGTGAGGTACTGGGAAACAGAACGCTTCAACTTGTCGTACGACATAGACGGGATCGTAATTAAGGTGAATAGCTATGGGCAGCAGGAGGAACTTGGATTTACGGCAAAATCGCCCCGATGGGCCATTTCGTTTAAATATAAGGCTCAGGAGGTGGAGACAATCCTGGAAAAGGTTACTTACCAGGTGGGGCGTACAGGCGCGGTTACACCGGTAGCTAATTTAAAACCTGTCGTTCTTGCGGGTACGACCGTGAAACGGGCGACTTTGCATAATGCAAATGAGATAGACCGGCTGGATTTGCATGAGGGGGACACTGTAGTGGTTGAAAAAGGCGGCGAGATTATTCCGAAGATTACAAACGTAAATCTTGATAAGCGAAAGCCGGATAGTATGCGGATCGTTTATCCTTCGGTATGCCCGCGTTGCGGTACAGCGTTGATCAGAAAGGAAGGTGAAGTGGCATACTACTGTCCTAACGACGAGTGTTGTCCGCCGCAGATTGTTGGTAAGATTCAGCATTTTATAAGTCGGAAGGCTATGAATATTGATGGCTTAGGCGATGAAACTATTGAAACTTTTTATCAAAAGGGATTGGTACGTCACATCAGCGATTTGTATTCGCTTCATCAGAAAGCTGACGAACTGAAGATGCTTGATCGTTTTGGGGAACGTTCTATTGAGAATATGCTCAACGGGATTGAGGCATCGAAGCAAATGCCTTTTGAGAAGGTATTGTTCGGACTGGGCATCCGCTATGTAGGAGAAACGGTGGCGCGAAAACTGGCTGCCGGATTAAGGAATATCGAAAACCTGATCGGTGCCTCCGCTGAGGAGCTTACCGCTGTGGACGAAATCGGACAGCGCATAGCAGAAAGTATCATAGAGTATTTTGGTAAACCAGAGCATGTAGCTCAGGTGGAACTGCTGAAAAGTTATGGCTTGCAGTTTACTGCGACCGAAAGCAAAATTGACCGGCAAAGTGACAAATTAAACGGAAAAACATTTGTAATTTCGGGAGTTTTTGACGGCTACAGCCGCGATGAACTAAAAAATATAATAGAAGCCAACGGGGGTAAGATGCTTAGCGGCATTTCATCTAAATTAGACTATTTGGTTGCTGGTGATAACATGGGACCTTCTAAACTGGAAAAGGCTAAGAAGCTTAATGTACCGCTGATTGCAGTGGTAGATTTAATGGAGATGTTGAATAATAATTAA